The Arachis hypogaea cultivar Tifrunner chromosome 14, arahy.Tifrunner.gnm2.J5K5, whole genome shotgun sequence DNA window tctaaaaatatcctatctTCTCTTATGATTTTCTATTAGATAGCGATAAAAATTACAATTATAGTGGTCATAGTGACTATTATAGTGATTTGAAAGTAAAAGAgacagaataataaaagaaaaaatataacaatagaaaaaagagatatttttggaagaaaattttaattttgattatagAACTAAAAAAGGACGAAATAAAATGTGAGATAAAATTAAGACGTTGCAAATGTTAAGGACGAAATTATGACTTATACATTGTAAATGTTAGGAATAGAATTTAGCCTAAACATTAGGGATTAAGAGTACTTTAGTCTATAATTTATATTATGGCCCTATTTTGATAATGTCACTTTTTTGGTTTTCTCTAAATgccaaaatacaatataaaaaacgGTTTAATTACTCTGTGCGTCCTTATAGTTTCATTggattttcaattagatccctatatttttctttcttttcgatTGAGTCCGTATATCATATCAGACTTTATAATTAAGTCCCTATCGtaacaaaaatattagaattaacacAATATTTTGTTAAACAAAGTGAATATGCCTAACAATGAACTAAATATTTTGTATAGTCTaacaaaatatttcattaaattttaacGTTTTTGTCGCAATAATAACTTAGTTACAAAATCTAATATGGTATAaagattcaatttaaaaaaaaattataaaaatctaattaaaaatttcataaaactataaaaactaacggaataattaaacctataaaaataaaaaagtctccaATAAATCACCTTACCAAAAATAGgagtaatattataataataataataataataataataataataataataaaccgtCGTCCTATTACTATATGAGTGACAGCAATATCTATCTATAATGCCAAATGAAATTGTGAAAAACACTCACAAATTCTACAATGAAAACTCCAATGATTCCAATCATGCAAGCTCTAGAGTTCCATATCTCTGCTGTCCTTGTGAACCCAAGAAACGGAGCCTGAAATTGTGGCTGTACTTTTGGAAATTCCACCTgaacaaataaaaaatgaaataaacacacatacacacaactgggctaatttttttttatattgattaaatatatgtgtaatatattattattagaagaTTAGATGtttttttatatgatattttattCAAATTGGACAGTCCGATTtgtttaaagagaaaaataaactataaatcGAATGGTCCGATTtgtttggaaaaaaaataaactacaaatcgaAAGGtccgttttatatttttttttttaaaataaaaatcggacggtctgattttaacattaaaaatttttttattttcgaaatcacaaatcggaccgtccaatttgtgattgtttatttaaaaaaaataaaacaaacaaatcgGTGCCTCCGATTTATACATCTCATACCAATGTAAAACACACCTCTACTCACAGCTTCTTGTTATACACTTCTCTCTCTcacacataaaaaataataagcgcACACAACTGCGCTGCTTCATTGAATATAAacaacttttatttaatttttaaaatgagtaTTCTTATCACCTAATTAAAAGAGAAGTGCTTACACCAGCAGGGGGCTTGGTTGCTGTGATAGTGAAGGAAACTCTCTTTTGTAACCTGTTATTATAACCATTTGGAAGGAACAACAGTTGCTTTTTTGAGTTAACTGAAACCGTTGTTCCCGCGATGAGTGTTGATGGCAATATGGTTGATGAAGTAGCCATTACCATGATTATGGTTGAAACCCACCACTATTTTCTTCACCCTTCGGCTTATCTTCTCTTCCTCTCTGCTTTTCAAGTTCCGTTTATTTTTGCGTGGTTCAGATTAGAACACGGTGGAGTGTGGGAGTGGGTcggattaataataataataataatagtaataataataataatactaggattattttgttagtttttataatcttatcaaatttataattaaatttttataatatttttaaattgaatttatactatttttaattttataattagatattttttagtataaaagatgttagaattaattgaatattttcaGTAAATTGCATGTaatcataaaaatctaattagatctttaactatatattttttttataaaatagttctttaattttaacgtttttgacatgaaaagaatttaattataaaattaaaattagtgtagaGACATAattgaaaagagaaaaatataagaatttaattgaaaatttagtcaattcataataataataaggtgaaTTTTAGTATGACTATGCTGTGGTGTCTACGATAATTATATaagtgttgttaaaattaaagtcacattttagtaatatttttttttaaacaatactttttaaaagcgttgtttaataacaaaaaaatattattttaattttaacaacacttTTTAAAACATCATAGTTCTATAACATAATCATACTATATGAccctaatattaataatatactataatataatataatataatataataatatgcattatttttatataattttattttgtataatatttttaacttttgatattaaaaatagagtttaattttgtacATAGCTGTTTATTTGAATTTGTTCTTTTAGATGACTATTCACAAGATAGtgtaaaaaaatagttatttttactgaCGTAGCATTATACAATTGGATGCACGTAAAAAATTGTTTCATACTAAAAAGACATCATAATtacattcttaaaaatatttgataaaaaatgaaaaataaaaaaaagtgtaaaaaatatatacttaaaaattaaaaagtaatataattaTCATTTTTCATATAACAATAGGATtgtacaaaataataataataataataataataataataaataaataaataaataaataaataatctataCTTGTAAacattaaaattatgaattataaaactaaatagtaattattattttatatattaattatttttaaataataacagATTACAAGACATGGTTAGAATTGTTACGAAGTATTACCTGAAACCTGGATAATGTATTTTGTCTCGACATAAAGTCTAAACGTCTTTAAGTGGTAGTTCCGACCTGCTTGATGGAATGAAAGAGGGTTCCGATGTCGGCAACTATACGGTGGTAGggagtacctgcaagggactttgATGTCTAAA harbors:
- the LOC112740463 gene encoding light-harvesting complex-like protein OHP1, chloroplastic; its protein translation is MVMATSSTILPSTLIAGTTVSVNSKKQLLFLPNGYNNRLQKRVSFTITATKPPAGVEFPKVQPQFQAPFLGFTRTAEIWNSRACMIGIIGVFIVEFIINKGILQVIGVDIGKGLDLPL